A single genomic interval of Parasegetibacter sp. NRK P23 harbors:
- the trpC gene encoding indole-3-glycerol phosphate synthase TrpC yields MNILDTIVAEKVKEVAAAKERISSWELEKTELFGRKTLSLKQFLLDPDRTGIIAEFKRKSPSKGMFNAGLRAADITKVYADNGASGLSILTDEPFFGGNKEDLTSARFNEVPILRKDFMIDEYQVVEAKAIGADVILLIASCLSPQRVKEMAAFAHSFGLEVLLEIHDDTELKHICDEVDMVGVNNRDLKTFTVDVQRSIELSNLIPAGKVKISESGISDVNTIHQLTDYGYKGFLIGESFMKQPDPAIAFSEFAKKLKEAR; encoded by the coding sequence ATGAACATCCTCGATACCATCGTCGCCGAAAAAGTAAAGGAAGTAGCTGCAGCTAAAGAAAGAATCAGTAGCTGGGAACTGGAAAAAACGGAACTTTTCGGTAGAAAAACACTGAGTTTAAAGCAGTTTTTGCTTGATCCGGATAGAACCGGCATCATCGCCGAGTTCAAAAGAAAATCACCTTCCAAAGGTATGTTTAATGCCGGGTTGCGTGCTGCGGATATCACGAAGGTCTATGCTGATAACGGCGCTTCCGGCTTGTCAATCCTCACCGATGAGCCTTTTTTCGGCGGAAACAAAGAGGACCTCACCAGCGCACGTTTCAACGAGGTACCCATCCTTCGCAAAGACTTTATGATCGATGAATACCAGGTGGTGGAAGCAAAGGCCATCGGTGCGGATGTTATCCTGCTGATTGCTTCCTGCCTTTCCCCCCAAAGAGTAAAAGAAATGGCTGCCTTCGCCCATTCTTTCGGACTGGAAGTATTACTTGAAATTCACGACGATACTGAACTGAAACATATTTGCGATGAAGTGGATATGGTGGGCGTGAACAACCGCGACCTGAAAACATTCACGGTAGATGTGCAGCGTTCCATCGAATTAAGTAACTTGATCCCCGCCGGGAAGGTGAAAATTTCGGAAAGTGGTATTTCCGATGTGAACACCATCCATCAATTGACTGACTACGGATACAAAGGATTTCTGATCGGGGAAAGTTTTATGAAACAACCCGATCCTGCGATTGCTTTCTCGGAGTTTGCAAAAAAACTAAAAGAAGCAAGATGA
- a CDS encoding phosphoribosylanthranilate isomerase — MRIKVCGMTRPEQVMALDEMEVPFAGFIFYPKSPRYVFKHMSAPDLKKMKLKKTSKVGVFVNTTVDDILRTVDECGLYIVQLHGDETPRFCEQVSNYVTTVKAFRLGENDPIEWMIKPYIDVVDMFLFDTEGAGYGGTGKKFNWEVLKGKYINKPFFLSGGIQPEDTDALKQFAVSDVAKDLFAIDINSKFEVAPGLKDMDKVKAFVDQLR; from the coding sequence ATGAGAATTAAAGTATGCGGAATGACGCGTCCTGAACAGGTAATGGCCCTCGATGAAATGGAAGTGCCTTTTGCGGGTTTTATTTTCTACCCCAAATCACCCAGGTACGTTTTCAAACACATGAGCGCGCCCGACCTGAAAAAAATGAAGTTGAAGAAAACCAGTAAAGTAGGGGTTTTTGTAAATACTACGGTGGACGATATTCTGCGTACGGTAGATGAATGCGGGCTGTACATCGTGCAATTGCATGGAGATGAAACGCCACGGTTTTGCGAACAGGTATCTAATTATGTAACCACAGTGAAAGCATTCCGCCTCGGCGAAAACGATCCCATCGAGTGGATGATTAAACCCTACATTGATGTGGTGGATATGTTCCTCTTCGATACCGAGGGCGCTGGTTATGGTGGTACAGGAAAGAAATTCAACTGGGAGGTATTGAAGGGAAAGTACATCAACAAGCCCTTCTTCCTGAGTGGTGGTATTCAGCCTGAAGATACCGATGCGCTTAAACAATTTGCTGTGAGTGATGTGGCGAAGGACCTCTTCGCCATAGACATTAACAGTAAGTTTGAAGTGGCGCCCGGCTTAAAAGATATGGATAAGGTGAAAGCCTTTGTTGACCAATTGAGATGA
- the trpB gene encoding tryptophan synthase subunit beta — translation MERKYSAPNEHGYYGKFGGAYIPEMLHPNVEELRDKYLSIIYEPAFQERFAQLLRDYVGRPTPLFYAARLSEHFGTNIYLKREDLCHTGAHKINNTIGQILLAQQLGKKRIIAETGAGQHGVATATVCALMGLDCIVYMGEKDIERQAPNVARMKMLGATVIPATSGSKTLKDATNEAIRDWINHPTDTHYIIGSVVGPHPYPDMVARFQSVISEESRKQLLEQTGNELPDYVIACVGGGSNAAGAFYHFLEEPSVKIVAVEAAGHGVTSGMSAATTQLGTPGVLHGSRSLVMQTEDGQVVEPHSISAGLDYPGIGPMHANLFDTQRGIFLSATDEEALQAALLLSRLEGIIPALESSHAISALTQLKPGKDDTVLLCLSGRGDKDLATYMKAFSF, via the coding sequence ATGGAAAGAAAATATTCCGCTCCCAACGAGCATGGCTACTATGGAAAATTTGGCGGCGCTTATATTCCTGAAATGTTGCATCCCAACGTAGAGGAACTGCGCGACAAATACCTCAGCATCATTTATGAGCCTGCTTTCCAGGAACGATTTGCGCAGTTGCTGCGTGATTATGTGGGCAGACCCACGCCGTTGTTTTACGCCGCACGTCTGAGTGAGCATTTCGGTACGAACATCTACCTGAAAAGAGAAGATTTGTGTCATACCGGCGCACACAAAATAAACAACACCATCGGCCAGATCCTACTGGCACAGCAGTTGGGCAAGAAGCGCATCATCGCCGAAACAGGTGCCGGGCAGCACGGCGTGGCCACGGCTACTGTATGCGCCCTGATGGGACTGGATTGCATCGTATACATGGGCGAGAAAGACATTGAAAGGCAGGCGCCCAATGTGGCCCGTATGAAAATGCTCGGCGCAACGGTCATACCCGCCACAAGCGGCAGCAAAACGCTGAAAGATGCCACCAATGAAGCCATCCGCGACTGGATTAACCATCCCACGGATACCCATTATATTATCGGTTCCGTAGTGGGACCACACCCTTATCCCGATATGGTGGCCCGTTTCCAAAGTGTGATCAGCGAAGAGTCGAGGAAACAGTTGCTGGAACAAACCGGTAACGAATTGCCCGATTACGTGATCGCCTGCGTGGGCGGTGGCAGCAATGCCGCGGGCGCTTTCTATCATTTCCTCGAAGAGCCTTCCGTGAAAATTGTTGCCGTGGAAGCCGCAGGTCACGGCGTTACAAGTGGGATGAGCGCGGCCACCACACAACTGGGTACGCCCGGAGTGTTACACGGCAGCAGGAGCCTCGTAATGCAAACCGAAGATGGACAGGTGGTGGAGCCACACAGCATTTCCGCCGGATTGGATTACCCCGGTATCGGACCCATGCACGCCAACCTTTTTGACACACAAAGAGGCATATTCCTGAGCGCAACAGACGAAGAAGCTTTGCAGGCAGCACTGCTCCTGTCCAGGCTGGAAGGCATCATACCGGCATTGGAATCTTCACATGCCATCTCCGCTTTAACGCAACTCAAACCAGGCAAGGACGACACTGTTTTACTTTGCCTGAGTGGTCGTGGAGACAAAGATCTCGCTACTTATATGAAAGCATTCTCATTCTAA
- the trpA gene encoding tryptophan synthase subunit alpha: protein MSRIANSFKQDKKILNVYCTAGYPKLDSTLEIMQTLQENGADIIELGMPYSDPLADGPVIQESSARALENGMTIKTLFGQLKNMRPTIKVPVVLMGYMNPVMQYGFEKFCEDAAAVGVDGLILPDLPMYEFEMEYGAIIKKYGLDFIFLVTPETSETRIRKIDELSSGFIYAVSSSSTTGTDKEFGNVETYLKTLAAMQLRNPILVGFGVKDKSSFEAASKHAQGAIIGTAFIKAISGDKPVKEAAAAFLKTVLS, encoded by the coding sequence ATGTCGCGCATAGCAAACAGCTTTAAACAGGATAAGAAAATATTGAACGTATATTGTACGGCGGGTTATCCAAAGCTGGATAGTACGCTGGAAATCATGCAAACCCTCCAGGAGAATGGTGCCGATATTATTGAACTCGGTATGCCCTACAGCGATCCGTTGGCCGATGGTCCGGTGATACAGGAAAGCAGCGCACGCGCATTGGAAAACGGCATGACCATCAAAACGTTGTTCGGTCAGTTAAAAAATATGCGTCCCACCATAAAAGTACCAGTGGTGCTTATGGGGTACATGAACCCGGTAATGCAGTACGGGTTTGAAAAATTTTGTGAAGATGCCGCCGCGGTAGGCGTGGACGGATTGATTCTTCCCGATCTTCCGATGTATGAATTTGAAATGGAATACGGCGCTATCATCAAAAAGTATGGTCTCGATTTCATTTTTCTTGTAACGCCGGAAACCTCCGAAACACGTATCCGGAAGATCGATGAATTGAGCAGTGGCTTTATTTACGCCGTATCATCTTCCTCGACCACCGGAACCGATAAAGAATTTGGCAATGTAGAAACCTATTTGAAGACGCTCGCCGCGATGCAATTGAGGAACCCGATCCTGGTTGGGTTCGGTGTGAAAGATAAAAGTAGTTTCGAAGCCGCTTCCAAACATGCGCAGGGTGCGATTATCGGCACAGCCTTCATTAAAGCAATTTCAGGTGACAAACCGGTTAAAGAAGCCGCTGCCGCATTTCTGAAAACAGTATTAAGTTGA
- the hisH gene encoding imidazole glycerol phosphate synthase subunit HisH: MKLAIVKYNAGNIQSVLYAMDRIGVSAEVTDDPEMIRSADKVLFPGVGEASTAMNYLKERKLDELIISLKQPVLGICLGMQLMCRHSTENDTDCLGIFDVDVKRFQPAEGASEKVPQIGWNALYDLKTPLFEGLDNDAYVYFVHSYYAAQSPYTIASTNYVLPYSAALHRDNFYGVQFHPEKSADVGQKILENFIKRI; the protein is encoded by the coding sequence ATGAAACTGGCGATCGTAAAATACAATGCGGGTAATATACAATCGGTGTTGTATGCAATGGATAGAATAGGGGTGAGCGCAGAAGTAACGGACGATCCGGAAATGATCCGGTCTGCCGACAAAGTACTTTTCCCGGGTGTGGGAGAGGCTTCCACGGCCATGAATTATTTAAAGGAACGTAAACTGGACGAGTTGATCATCTCTCTGAAGCAACCGGTGCTGGGGATTTGTCTGGGCATGCAATTGATGTGCAGGCATTCCACGGAAAATGATACAGATTGTCTGGGCATCTTCGATGTTGATGTAAAGCGGTTTCAACCAGCTGAAGGCGCATCCGAAAAAGTGCCGCAGATTGGCTGGAATGCCTTGTATGACCTGAAAACACCTTTGTTTGAGGGGCTGGATAATGATGCTTACGTATACTTCGTGCATAGCTATTATGCGGCGCAAAGTCCTTATACCATTGCATCTACCAATTATGTGCTTCCTTATTCCGCAGCCCTTCACAGGGATAATTTTTATGGTGTGCAGTTCCACCCGGAGAAAAGCGCGGATGTGGGGCAGAAAATACTGGAAAACTTTATTAAACGGATATAA
- the hisA gene encoding 1-(5-phosphoribosyl)-5-[(5-phosphoribosylamino)methylideneamino]imidazole-4-carboxamide isomerase has protein sequence MQVVEVPLDTVWEMRQKVMYPHLSLEEIKLEEDNKGMHWGIREDDRFVSVVSLFQHGHEWQFRKFATLKELQGRGYGTLLLKWLIGFVQQKGATKLWCNARVNALGFYKKQDFEPFGETWNQLGFQFVKMQLLFKRNMEIIPAIDIIEGKCVRLTQGDYAQKTVYNENPLEVALEFQDAGLKRLHLVDLDGAKAGAVKNWKVLETIAGKTGMVIDFGGGIKTEKDVDIVLNSGAALATVGSIAVKNKESLLHWMKQFGAEKFLLGADVKEGKIAISGWLEETDIEVVEFIRAYKEEGIQQVFCTDVSKDGLLQGPSTELYKEILDALPGLHFIASGGVSTLKDLEDLQQIGCAGAIVGKAIYEGRITLQELKKFQS, from the coding sequence ATGCAGGTAGTTGAAGTGCCATTGGATACAGTGTGGGAAATGAGACAGAAAGTGATGTATCCTCATCTTTCTCTGGAAGAAATCAAATTGGAGGAGGATAATAAAGGGATGCACTGGGGCATAAGGGAAGATGACCGTTTTGTATCGGTGGTATCGCTCTTTCAACATGGGCATGAATGGCAATTCCGGAAATTTGCCACATTGAAGGAGTTGCAGGGCAGGGGATATGGAACGTTGCTGCTGAAGTGGCTGATTGGATTTGTGCAGCAAAAAGGTGCAACTAAATTATGGTGCAATGCGCGTGTGAATGCACTTGGCTTTTATAAAAAACAGGATTTTGAACCGTTTGGCGAAACATGGAACCAACTGGGGTTTCAATTTGTCAAAATGCAATTATTATTTAAAAGAAATATGGAAATAATTCCGGCCATTGATATCATTGAGGGGAAATGTGTTCGGCTAACACAAGGCGATTATGCGCAGAAAACAGTGTATAATGAAAATCCGTTGGAGGTAGCCTTGGAATTCCAGGATGCAGGATTGAAAAGATTGCATCTTGTCGACCTTGATGGTGCAAAAGCTGGTGCGGTGAAGAATTGGAAAGTATTGGAGACCATTGCAGGTAAAACGGGTATGGTCATTGATTTTGGTGGAGGAATTAAAACCGAAAAAGATGTGGACATCGTTCTAAACTCAGGTGCTGCACTGGCAACCGTTGGCAGTATTGCCGTTAAGAATAAGGAATCGCTGTTGCATTGGATGAAGCAGTTCGGCGCGGAAAAATTCTTATTGGGCGCCGATGTGAAAGAAGGAAAGATCGCCATCTCCGGCTGGTTGGAAGAAACGGATATTGAAGTGGTGGAATTTATTCGCGCTTATAAGGAAGAAGGAATCCAACAGGTATTCTGTACGGATGTGAGTAAAGATGGGTTATTGCAAGGGCCATCTACAGAACTGTATAAAGAAATCCTGGATGCGTTGCCGGGACTTCATTTTATTGCCAGCGGTGGGGTAAGTACATTGAAGGATCTGGAAGATTTACAACAGATTGGTTGCGCCGGGGCAATTGTGGGCAAAGCTATTTATGAAGGAAGGATAACTTTACAGGAGCTTAAAAAATTTCAAAGCTGA
- the hisF gene encoding imidazole glycerol phosphate synthase subunit HisF, which translates to MLTKRIIPCLDIKDGRTVKGINFENIRDAGDPVELGALYAKEGADELVFLDITATNEKRKTLSELVKRIAQHINIPFTVGGGISTVEDVSVMLHNGADKISVNTAAYKNPSIIEGMAKEFGSQCIVLAIDTKKEADGEWYVYLNGGRVKTDTTCLEWARRGVEAGAGEILLTSMNNDGTKQGFALDITKTLSETLPVPVIASGGGGTMQHFTDVFQTAHADAALAASIFHFKEIAIPDLKEYLAQQGITMRR; encoded by the coding sequence ATGCTGACAAAGAGAATCATCCCCTGTCTGGATATCAAGGATGGCAGAACTGTGAAAGGAATCAACTTTGAGAACATCCGCGATGCGGGAGATCCGGTGGAACTGGGCGCTTTGTATGCGAAAGAAGGAGCGGATGAATTGGTGTTCCTGGACATCACGGCCACGAATGAGAAACGGAAAACTTTAAGTGAATTGGTGAAGCGGATCGCACAACACATCAATATTCCATTTACAGTGGGAGGCGGCATAAGTACGGTGGAAGATGTAAGTGTGATGTTGCACAATGGAGCCGATAAGATATCTGTCAATACCGCAGCCTATAAAAATCCTTCCATTATTGAAGGAATGGCAAAGGAGTTTGGCAGCCAGTGTATTGTATTGGCCATTGATACAAAAAAAGAAGCGGACGGGGAATGGTATGTTTACCTGAATGGCGGACGCGTAAAAACTGACACAACATGTCTTGAGTGGGCCCGAAGGGGCGTAGAGGCCGGAGCGGGTGAAATACTGCTTACTTCAATGAACAACGACGGAACAAAACAGGGCTTCGCTTTGGATATTACCAAAACGCTGTCTGAAACGCTCCCGGTACCAGTGATCGCTTCCGGGGGTGGTGGAACCATGCAGCATTTTACAGATGTTTTCCAGACTGCGCATGCTGATGCAGCACTGGCAGCAAGCATCTTTCACTTTAAAGAGATAGCGATTCCTGATCTCAAGGAATACCTGGCACAACAGGGTATTACCATGAGACGGTAA
- the hisIE gene encoding bifunctional phosphoribosyl-AMP cyclohydrolase/phosphoribosyl-ATP diphosphatase HisIE: MQVNFSKYPDQLVPAIVQDAQTKMVLMLGFMNEEALKQTEESGKVTFFSRSKGRLWTKGEESGNFLMLKNIAVDCDNDTLLIKAEPVGPVCHTGADTCWNEENQETDFLPYLEKVIAERRVLPVEESYIAKLFSRGINKLAQKVGEEAVEVVIEAKDNNDHLFLEESADLLFHYLMLLQAKGFTLKDVTGVLRERHVKK, from the coding sequence ATGCAGGTAAATTTCTCTAAATATCCAGATCAGCTTGTTCCCGCCATCGTTCAGGATGCTCAGACCAAAATGGTCCTGATGCTGGGCTTCATGAATGAAGAAGCGCTAAAACAGACGGAAGAATCAGGGAAAGTAACTTTCTTCAGCAGGTCCAAAGGAAGGTTGTGGACCAAAGGAGAAGAGAGTGGGAATTTCCTGATGCTTAAAAACATCGCGGTAGATTGCGACAACGATACTTTACTCATCAAAGCCGAGCCAGTTGGGCCAGTTTGTCACACTGGTGCTGATACTTGCTGGAACGAAGAAAATCAGGAAACAGATTTTCTTCCATACCTGGAGAAAGTGATCGCTGAAAGAAGAGTACTTCCGGTCGAAGAGTCGTATATAGCGAAGTTGTTCTCCAGGGGCATCAATAAACTTGCACAGAAAGTAGGGGAGGAAGCCGTGGAAGTAGTGATCGAGGCAAAAGACAACAACGACCATTTGTTCCTGGAGGAATCTGCTGACCTATTGTTTCACTACCTGATGCTGCTCCAGGCCAAAGGGTTCACATTAAAAGATGTTACCGGGGTGCTTCGCGAAAGGCATGTTAAAAAATAG
- a CDS encoding TlpA disulfide reductase family protein: MKQGKFAAMMHWAAKCRMMMLLLLLLSSALMAQENTGFSIKGKISGWNDGKKLAVFNEELGGGPLATTVVKDGTFLLKGKTDEAKPYFIGEEGTEERIFVFLDNSNIELSGHKDSLREVKINGGTAHNDYKAFVDEFSPLFAEVNQLSKTAQSGSGKADSLQTLIESRINFIQEEIDRFIENKKTSAVAPFVILVTGDISSDPSMKQQRFDKLAIPAKESYFGKILAKSIADANIGQIGSIAPEFSQNDANGNSITLSSFKGKYVLLDFWASWCGPCRMENPNVVQAYEQFKDKNFTVLGISLDKDKTAWLNAVKEDKLNWTQVSDLKFWENEVAQMFRIQSIPQNYLVDPTGKIVARNLRGPVLIETLEHILGK, translated from the coding sequence ATGAAACAGGGGAAGTTTGCGGCTATGATGCATTGGGCGGCAAAATGCAGGATGATGATGTTGCTGTTGCTGTTGTTGTCTTCTGCGCTTATGGCTCAGGAGAACACTGGATTCTCTATAAAGGGTAAGATAAGTGGCTGGAATGATGGTAAGAAACTGGCGGTATTTAATGAAGAACTGGGTGGGGGACCACTTGCCACAACGGTGGTAAAGGACGGCACATTTCTGCTCAAGGGAAAAACAGATGAAGCGAAGCCTTATTTCATCGGTGAAGAAGGAACGGAGGAAAGAATATTTGTTTTCCTGGACAATTCAAATATCGAACTCAGCGGACATAAAGATTCGCTTAGAGAAGTAAAGATCAATGGAGGAACTGCACACAATGACTACAAAGCATTTGTAGACGAATTCTCTCCTTTGTTTGCGGAAGTTAATCAGCTTTCTAAAACAGCGCAATCAGGTTCGGGGAAGGCTGATTCATTGCAGACGCTGATTGAAAGCAGGATCAATTTTATACAGGAAGAGATAGACCGCTTTATTGAAAACAAAAAAACTTCAGCTGTTGCACCTTTTGTTATACTGGTGACCGGAGATATAAGCAGCGATCCGTCAATGAAACAACAGCGTTTTGACAAACTGGCAATCCCTGCTAAGGAGAGTTACTTTGGAAAGATACTGGCAAAGTCCATCGCTGACGCAAACATTGGCCAGATAGGAAGCATTGCGCCTGAGTTTTCCCAAAACGATGCGAACGGTAACTCCATAACGCTGTCATCATTTAAAGGGAAGTACGTGCTGCTTGATTTCTGGGCAAGTTGGTGTGGGCCATGTCGTATGGAAAATCCTAATGTGGTGCAAGCTTATGAGCAGTTCAAGGACAAAAACTTTACGGTGTTGGGTATTTCACTGGACAAAGACAAAACGGCCTGGTTAAATGCCGTGAAGGAAGATAAACTGAACTGGACCCAGGTAAGCGATCTTAAATTCTGGGAGAATGAAGTCGCTCAAATGTTCAGGATACAAAGTATTCCCCAGAATTACCTGGTTGATCCAACTGGTAAAATCGTGGCCCGCAACCTCAGAGGTCCCGTATTGATAGAAACGCTGGAGCATATATTGGGCAAATAG